CGCGGCGGCTGCCGAAGAGCGCCGCCGCCGCGCTCCCGCACCGGGGGCGGAAGAAGCTCACGCACCCGGAGCCGGGCCGGAAGCCGCTCCGGCCATGCCAAGAACCCCGGCCTCGGCCGGGTAGGAGGCGCCGGTATGACCGACCAGCTCACTGCCCCGGAAATCGGTCGCTCCCGCACCCGCAAGGAGGATGCCCGGCTCGTCACGGGCCGGACGACCTGGACCGACAACATCGCCGTCCCGGGCCTGCTGCACATGGCGATCCTGCGCAGCCCCATGGCGCACGCCAGGATCGACCGCGTCGACGTCTCGCCCGCGCTGGAGCGGCCGGGAGTCATCGCCGCCTTCAGCGGCCGGGACCTGGCGGACGAACTCGGCTCCATGCCCTGCGTGTGGCCGGTGACCGAGGACATCGTCATGCCCGACCACCCGGCGGTGGCCGTCGACGAGGTCCGGTACGCCGGCGACCCGGTGGCCATCGTGATCGCCCGGGACCGATACGTCGCGGCCGATGCGCTGGAGGCCGTCGAGGTCGACTACACACCACTGCCTCCGGTGCTGGACCTGGAGGCCGCGCTGGCCGACGGCGCCCCCCTGGTGCACTCCGACAAGGGCACCAACCGCTGCTACACCTGGCCGCTCGCCGCCGGCGACTACGAGGCGGAGAAGGCCCGGGCGGATGTCGTCGTCCGGCGCCGTTACACCCAGCAGCGGCTCATCCCGAACGCGATGGAGCCGAGGGCCGTGGTTGCCACACCGCCCACGACGTCCAACGAATACACGTTGTACTCATCGACCCAGATCCCGCACGTCGCGCGAGTGATTCTCTCGATGGTCACGGGAATCCCCGAGCACAAGCTGAGGGTGGTCGCCCCGGACGTCGGCGGCGGCTTCGGCTCCAAGCTCCAGGTGTACCCCGAGGAGGCAGTCGCCCTCGCCGTGGCCAGGCGGCTCGGCCGGCCGGTCAAGTGGACCGAGTCCCGGTCGGAGGGCTACCAGGCCACCCATCACGGCCGCGGCCAGATCCAGGACATCGAGCTCGCGGCGACCCGGGACGGCAAGCTGCTCGGGTTGCGCGTCGATCTGCTCGCCGACATGGGCGCCTACCTGATGCTGATCACTCCCGGCGTCCCGCTCCTGGGCGCGTTCATGTGTCCGGCCATCTACAAGATGAACGCGTACAGCTTCAACTGCACCGGCGTCTTCACGACCAAGACCCCCACGGACGCCTACCGCGGCGCGGGCCGTCCGGAGGCGACGTTCGCGATCGAGCGGACCATGGACGAACTGGCCGCGGAACTCGGTATTGATCCGATGGAGGTGCGCCGTCGCAACTGGATCGGCCACGACGAGTTCCCGTACACCACGATCGCGGGGCTCACCTACGACAGCGGCAACTACGAAGCGGCCACCGACCGCGCGATGGCGCTCTTCGGCTACGACGACCTGCGGGCCGAACAGCGCGCGCGGAACGAACGGGGCGACCCGGTGCGGCTCGGCATCGGCATCTCGACCTACACCGAGATGTGCGGCGTGGCCCCCAGCCGGATGCTGGGCAGTCTGAACTACGCGGCCGGCGGCTGGGAGGCGGCGAGCATCCGCATGCTGCCCACTGGCAAGGTCGAAGTGGCCACCGGCACCAGCCCGCACGGGCAGGGGCACGCCACCTGCTGGAGCCAGATCGCGGCCGACGCGCTCGGTGTTCCGTTCGAGGACGTCGAGGTGGTCCACGGCGACACCAAGGTGGTGCCGCAGGGCATGGACACCTATGGCTCCCGCTCGCTGGTGGTCGGCGGGGTCGCCGTCCACCATGCCGCGCAGAAGGTGGTGGCCAAGGCCCGCAGGGTCGCAGCCCACCTGCTGGAGGCGAACGAGGCCGACCTGGAGTTCTCCGGCGGGACCTTCTCGGTGAAAGGATCGCCCGAGGCGACGAAGACCATTCAGGAGGTGGCCTTCGCGACGTTCTCCTCCCACGACCTGCCCGACGGCATGGAACCGACGATCAACGCGGAGCACCTGGTCGATCCCGAGAACTTCTCGTTCCCGCACGGCACCCACCTCTGCGCGATCGAGGTCGACACCGAGACCGGCCACGCCCGGATCCGCAGCTACGTCTGTGTCGACGACGTCGGCAAGGTGATCAACCCGATGATCGTCCAGGGGCAGATCCATGGCGGCCTCGCCCAGGGCATCGCCCAGGCGCTCTACGAGGAAGCGGTGTACGACACCGAGGGCAACCTGGTCTCCGGCACCATGGCGGACTATCTGGTGCCCTCCGCCGTCGACCTGCCCGACTTCGTCACCGACCGCACCGAAACCCCGGCGACATCCAACCCGCTCGGCGCCAAGGGCGTCGGCGAGGCCGGGACGATCGCGTCCACACCCGCCGTGGTCAACGCGATCGTGGACGCACTGCGGCCGATGGGCGTGAGAGACGTGGCGATGCCGTGCACACCGCAGCGGATCTGGCAGGCCGTCACAGCGGCCCGGGCCGAGGAGGGAACAGCATGATTCCCGCGGCATTCGACTACGCACGCCCGCAGACGGTCGACGAAGCGGTACGCGCCCTGGCGGACGGCGGCGAGGAGGCGAAGGTTCTGGCCGGCGGCCAGAGCCTGATCCCCATCCTCCGGCTTCGGCTCGCCTTCCCCGAACTGCTGGTCGACGTCGGCCGGATCCCGGAACTCCGCGGTGTCCGCGAGGACGCCGGGACTCTTGTGATCGGAGCCATGACGACCCACCACGACGTCATCCACGACCCGCTGGTGCGCAGCCACGCAGGGCTGCTGGCCGCGGCGACCGAGACCGTCGCCGACCCGTCCGTACGCCATCGCGGCACCATCGGCGGCTCGCTCTCCCACGCCGACCCTGCGGGGGACCTGCCGACTGTGCTGCTCGCACTCGACGGCGAGATGGTCGCCATCGGGCCGCAGGGCCGGCGCATCATCCCGGCACGTGAATTCTTCACCGACTACCTGCAGACCGCGCTGCGGCCCGACGAGCTGCTGGTGGAGGTCCGGGTGCCCAAGAGCGACAACTGGGGCTACCACTACGAGAAGTTCAACCAGGTCGCGCAGGCCTGGGCGATCGTCGGTGTGGCGGCCATGGTGCGACGCGACGACGGCCACCTCGTCGAATCCCGTGTCGCGCTGACCAACATGGGGGCGACCCCCTTGCGGGCGAGTGCCACCGAGGAGGCGCTCGCCGGGGCGGACGCCGACCCGGCCGCGGTGGCGCGGGCCGCCGAATCGGCGGCGGACGGCACTCGTCCGGCGTCCGACCTGTCGGCGTCGCCCGAGTACCGCGAACACCTGGCGCGGGTGCTCACCCGCCGAGCGGTGCTGGCGGCGGCCGGGATGGAGTGAGGGTGTGACGGACGGGCCCGGCGAGCTGCGGGCGAGACTGGAGAAGACCGGCTATCTCGTCGACGACGGTCTCGCGATCGCCTGCTTTCTGGCCCTCAAGCTGCACCGGCCGATCTTCTGCGAGGGCGACGCGGGCACGGGCAAGACCGCGCTCGCGTCCGCCCTTGCCCAGGTCCAGGGCGCACCCCTGATCCGCCTCCAGTGCTACGAGGGCATCGACGCGTCCCAGGCCCTGTACGACTGGGACTTCCCGCGCCAGCTGCTGCACCTGCGGGCCGCGGAAGCCGTCGGCGTCACCGATGCGGGGCGGCTGGAGAGCGAGCTGTACAGCAGGCGGTTCCTCATCGCGCGCCCGCTGCTGCAGGCGCTGGAGACACAGCCGTCGGTCCTGCTCGTCGACGAAGTCGACCGGGCCGACGACGAGTTCGAGGCGTTTCTGCTGGAGCTGCTCTCCGAGTACAGCGTCACCGTCCC
The Streptomyces lunaelactis genome window above contains:
- a CDS encoding xanthine dehydrogenase family protein molybdopterin-binding subunit, with the translated sequence MTDQLTAPEIGRSRTRKEDARLVTGRTTWTDNIAVPGLLHMAILRSPMAHARIDRVDVSPALERPGVIAAFSGRDLADELGSMPCVWPVTEDIVMPDHPAVAVDEVRYAGDPVAIVIARDRYVAADALEAVEVDYTPLPPVLDLEAALADGAPLVHSDKGTNRCYTWPLAAGDYEAEKARADVVVRRRYTQQRLIPNAMEPRAVVATPPTTSNEYTLYSSTQIPHVARVILSMVTGIPEHKLRVVAPDVGGGFGSKLQVYPEEAVALAVARRLGRPVKWTESRSEGYQATHHGRGQIQDIELAATRDGKLLGLRVDLLADMGAYLMLITPGVPLLGAFMCPAIYKMNAYSFNCTGVFTTKTPTDAYRGAGRPEATFAIERTMDELAAELGIDPMEVRRRNWIGHDEFPYTTIAGLTYDSGNYEAATDRAMALFGYDDLRAEQRARNERGDPVRLGIGISTYTEMCGVAPSRMLGSLNYAAGGWEAASIRMLPTGKVEVATGTSPHGQGHATCWSQIAADALGVPFEDVEVVHGDTKVVPQGMDTYGSRSLVVGGVAVHHAAQKVVAKARRVAAHLLEANEADLEFSGGTFSVKGSPEATKTIQEVAFATFSSHDLPDGMEPTINAEHLVDPENFSFPHGTHLCAIEVDTETGHARIRSYVCVDDVGKVINPMIVQGQIHGGLAQGIAQALYEEAVYDTEGNLVSGTMADYLVPSAVDLPDFVTDRTETPATSNPLGAKGVGEAGTIASTPAVVNAIVDALRPMGVRDVAMPCTPQRIWQAVTAARAEEGTA
- a CDS encoding FAD binding domain-containing protein, producing MIPAAFDYARPQTVDEAVRALADGGEEAKVLAGGQSLIPILRLRLAFPELLVDVGRIPELRGVREDAGTLVIGAMTTHHDVIHDPLVRSHAGLLAAATETVADPSVRHRGTIGGSLSHADPAGDLPTVLLALDGEMVAIGPQGRRIIPAREFFTDYLQTALRPDELLVEVRVPKSDNWGYHYEKFNQVAQAWAIVGVAAMVRRDDGHLVESRVALTNMGATPLRASATEEALAGADADPAAVARAAESAADGTRPASDLSASPEYREHLARVLTRRAVLAAAGME
- a CDS encoding AAA family ATPase, coding for MTDGPGELRARLEKTGYLVDDGLAIACFLALKLHRPIFCEGDAGTGKTALASALAQVQGAPLIRLQCYEGIDASQALYDWDFPRQLLHLRAAEAVGVTDAGRLESELYSRRFLIARPLLQALETQPSVLLVDEVDRADDEFEAFLLELLSEYSVTVPELGTLRAASPPVVVLTSNRTREVHDALKRRCLYHWFDHPGFERELAIVRRRQPQVTERLAAQVTAVVQTLRTQDLLKPPGVAETIDWAEALDALGATELDAELAVATLGSVLKYREDADRARSLDLSAILAARGA